One Salinicoccus roseus genomic region harbors:
- the rnpA gene encoding ribonuclease P protein component, translating into MKKRFRIKKERDFQLVFKKGRSYANRQFVVYLADHPKTDHMRLGISVSKRLGNAVKRNKIKRRIRVFFHKHQERLKPREYVVIARKPVSDMDYHQMEKSLLHVLKIAKCLK; encoded by the coding sequence ATGAAAAAGAGATTCAGAATAAAAAAAGAACGTGATTTCCAGCTTGTTTTCAAAAAGGGCAGATCGTACGCAAACAGACAGTTCGTCGTGTATCTGGCCGACCATCCGAAGACCGATCATATGAGGCTCGGCATCAGTGTGTCCAAGCGGCTTGGCAACGCTGTTAAACGCAACAAGATCAAAAGGCGCATCCGCGTCTTCTTCCATAAGCATCAGGAACGGCTGAAGCCAAGGGAATATGTCGTCATTGCGAGGAAGCCGGTCAGCGATATGGACTACCATCAGATGGAAAAATCATTACTGCACGTGCTGAAGATCGCAAAATGTCTAAAATGA
- the jag gene encoding RNA-binding cell elongation regulator Jag/EloR → MYRIYTDETVDRAIAKGLEELKVSEADVKIDVEEEGKKGLFGFGRKDAVVRLTVINPELKMYESIDALIARDAEQADSIIAEEVPEAAGASGPGPGSSGSSDSMEESENEEADVIEAEELAHVLAQDEEIDEEVHVQISIEEAAEQTRDYVERIIQDMNIERTSEVEVLENEVHIELFSPMAAKLIGKRGITLNALQEVAQQFFNSIYRSYGVITLDVENYREKRRETLENLAVNMSKKAKRIEGPVQLEPMPSFERKIMHHVLSGIEGIETYSKGAEPNRYIVIEKK, encoded by the coding sequence ATGTACAGGATTTACACAGATGAGACTGTTGATCGTGCAATCGCCAAAGGCCTTGAAGAGCTGAAAGTTTCCGAAGCGGATGTCAAAATCGATGTTGAAGAGGAAGGGAAGAAGGGGCTGTTCGGCTTCGGCAGGAAGGACGCCGTCGTCAGATTGACCGTCATAAACCCCGAACTCAAGATGTATGAATCGATTGACGCCTTGATTGCAAGAGATGCAGAACAGGCTGACAGCATCATTGCTGAAGAAGTACCCGAAGCGGCTGGGGCATCAGGCCCCGGTCCCGGGTCTTCGGGTTCATCGGATTCAATGGAAGAAAGTGAAAATGAAGAAGCGGATGTCATCGAAGCGGAGGAACTGGCACATGTGCTTGCCCAGGATGAAGAAATCGATGAGGAAGTGCATGTCCAGATTTCCATCGAAGAAGCGGCGGAGCAGACCAGGGACTACGTGGAACGGATCATCCAGGATATGAATATAGAAAGAACCAGTGAAGTCGAAGTGCTCGAGAATGAGGTGCACATCGAGCTGTTCTCCCCGATGGCCGCCAAGCTGATCGGGAAACGCGGTATAACGCTCAACGCGCTGCAGGAAGTCGCCCAGCAGTTCTTCAATTCGATATACAGGAGCTATGGTGTGATTACTCTTGATGTCGAGAACTACCGGGAGAAGCGGCGTGAAACCCTCGAGAACCTCGCAGTCAACATGTCGAAGAAGGCGAAGCGTATAGAGGGGCCGGTACAACTTGAGCCGATGCCTTCCTTTGAACGGAAGATCATGCACCATGTACTGAGCGGCATCGAAGGTATAGAAACCTATTCCAAAGGTGCAGAACCGAATCGTTATATTGTAATAGAAAAGAAGTAA
- the mnmE gene encoding tRNA uridine-5-carboxymethylaminomethyl(34) synthesis GTPase MnmE — protein sequence MQLETISSISTPVGEGAIAIVRLSGVDAVEIADRLYKGAKPLEAVDSHTINYGHILDPDTGETVEEVMVAIMRAPRTYTREDIVEINCHGGVHTINRVLQLTLKHGARMAEPGEFTKRAFLNGRIDLSQAEGVMDFIRSKTTEASKVANQQMQGRLKAHVEGLRQSILNILAQVEVNIDYPEYDDVEEATTSFLEEEAQKVKDEIRKLLKSSAQGKILREGLSTVIVGKPNVGKSSLLNYLIQDNKAIVTDVAGTTRDILEEYVNVNGIPLKLIDTAGIRDTDDIVEKIGVERSRQALKEAELILYVLNNNEPLTDEDIEILDSMADQNVINIVNKLDLEPKLDVEDLQKRYPGMPVVRTSIINGTGVDDLEDRIASLFFEGEIQSVDSTYVSNNRHIHLLEQAADAISDAIESAGMDVPVDIVQIDLVKTWELLGEVIGEDVSEQLIDQLFSQFCLGK from the coding sequence ATGCAATTAGAAACAATATCCAGCATCTCCACCCCGGTGGGCGAAGGTGCAATTGCAATCGTGCGTCTCTCCGGCGTGGATGCAGTGGAGATCGCAGACCGCCTCTATAAAGGTGCGAAGCCGCTGGAAGCGGTGGATTCGCATACGATCAACTACGGCCACATCTTGGATCCCGATACCGGGGAGACTGTGGAAGAAGTCATGGTGGCAATCATGAGGGCGCCCCGCACCTACACGCGCGAGGATATCGTTGAAATCAATTGCCATGGTGGTGTCCATACGATCAACCGGGTGCTCCAGCTGACGCTGAAGCACGGTGCCCGCATGGCGGAGCCGGGAGAATTCACGAAACGCGCCTTCCTCAATGGCCGGATCGACCTGTCCCAGGCAGAAGGTGTCATGGATTTCATCAGATCCAAGACGACGGAAGCATCAAAAGTTGCGAACCAGCAGATGCAGGGAAGGCTGAAAGCACATGTTGAAGGCCTGCGCCAGAGCATCCTCAACATATTGGCCCAAGTGGAAGTGAACATCGACTATCCGGAATATGACGATGTCGAAGAGGCGACCACTTCCTTCCTCGAAGAGGAGGCCCAGAAGGTCAAGGATGAAATCAGGAAGCTGCTGAAGAGCAGTGCCCAGGGAAAAATCCTTCGGGAGGGGCTGAGCACCGTCATCGTCGGGAAGCCGAATGTCGGGAAGAGTTCATTGCTTAACTACCTGATCCAGGACAACAAGGCCATCGTGACCGACGTGGCAGGAACGACACGCGATATACTCGAAGAATACGTGAATGTCAACGGCATTCCACTCAAACTCATAGATACCGCAGGCATCAGGGACACCGATGACATCGTCGAGAAGATCGGTGTGGAACGCAGCCGCCAGGCGCTGAAGGAAGCGGAGCTCATACTGTATGTATTGAACAACAACGAACCACTGACAGATGAGGATATCGAAATCCTCGATTCGATGGCAGACCAGAATGTCATCAATATCGTCAACAAGCTGGACCTCGAACCGAAGCTTGATGTCGAAGATCTTCAAAAGAGATATCCGGGTATGCCGGTGGTCAGAACATCCATCATCAACGGCACGGGTGTGGATGATCTCGAGGACCGGATCGCAAGCTTGTTCTTTGAAGGGGAAATCCAGTCCGTGGATTCCACCTATGTATCGAACAACCGCCATATCCACCTGCTTGAGCAGGCGGCCGATGCGATATCCGATGCGATAGAATCTGCCGGAATGGATGTGCCGGTGGATATAGTACAGATAGACCTTGTAAAAACGTGGGAACTGCTCGGAGAAGTGATTGGGGAAGATGTCAGTGAACAGCTGATCGACCAGCTCTTCAGCCAGTTCTGCCTTGGGAAATAA